From the Gramella sp. Hel_I_59 genome, one window contains:
- the trxA gene encoding thioredoxin, translated as MAIEITDANFEEQVLKSDKPVMVDFWAAWCGPCRMVGPIIDEISSEYDGKAVVGKLDVDANQEFAAKYGVRNIPTVLVFQNGEVVGRQVGVAPKQTYADAIDQLL; from the coding sequence ATGGCTATTGAAATAACCGACGCGAATTTCGAAGAACAAGTATTAAAGAGTGATAAGCCGGTAATGGTGGACTTCTGGGCTGCATGGTGTGGACCTTGTAGAATGGTAGGACCAATCATTGATGAGATAAGCTCTGAATATGATGGAAAAGCAGTTGTTGGTAAGCTTGATGTAGATGCAAACCAGGAATTTGCTGCAAAATATGGTGTTCGTAACATCCCAACTGTTCTTGTATTCCAAAACGGAGAAGTTGTAGGTCGCCAGGTAGGTGTTGCTCCAAAGCAAACTTATGCTGATGCTATCGACCAGTTGTTGTAA
- the topA gene encoding type I DNA topoisomerase, giving the protein MAKNLVIVESPAKAKTIEKFLGSDYKVASSFGHIADLPTKEIGVDTEGDFTPKYIVSKDKKDVVRKLKSLAKTAEMVWLASDEDREGEAIAWHLAEELKLEDDKTKRIVFHEITKSAILKAIDNPRKIDYNLVNAQQARRVLDRLVGYELSPVLWRKVKGGLSAGRVQSVAVRLIVEREREIQDFTAQASYRIDAEFSTEEGKSFKAKIPKNFDTKEEAEQFLKDNLGASFKVSDLTTKPAKKTPAPPFTTSTLQQEAARKLYFSVSKTMTMAQRLYEAGHITYMRTDSVNLSEEARKGAKEEIEKAYGDKYAKARQFKGKSKGAQEAHEAIRPTSFKKHTISGDRDQQRLYELIWKRAIASQMSDAQLERTNVKIEADKHDNQFSANGEVLKFDGFLKVYLEGSDDEDEEQSGMLPALKVSQALNNEYITATERFTRPPYRYTEASLVKKLEELGIGRPSTYAPTISTVQSRNYIEKGSVDGTEREYLQFTLKDQKVKEEKLSETVGSDKGKLVPTATGMVVNDFLVNHFSNILDYNFTARVEESFDNIAEGNEEWKSMMKNFYKDFHPHVQDVAQNAEREVGERILGEDPESGKPVSVRLGKFGPMVQIGSVEDEEKPRFASLSPDQSMETLTYEQAMDLFQLPKTLGEYKGESVEVNNGRYGPYVRFGKTFVSLEKGEDPLNVEFDRAMELIKEKEKADAPIYEYKDHPVQKGVGRFGPYLKWNGMFINVNKKYDFDNLSDKDIEQLIDDKIQKEKDKLIHHWEDEGIRVEKARWGRFNVIKGKAKVELPKTTNAQELTLEEVQDILEKSGKTKKKAVKKKPAKKKAATKKTTAKKTTAKKTTKKTSPKKK; this is encoded by the coding sequence ATGGCTAAGAATTTAGTGATTGTTGAGTCTCCTGCTAAGGCTAAAACCATTGAAAAGTTTCTGGGAAGCGATTATAAAGTTGCCTCCAGTTTTGGGCATATCGCAGATTTGCCTACCAAAGAGATAGGGGTTGATACCGAAGGAGATTTTACACCTAAATATATTGTATCCAAAGACAAAAAGGATGTTGTAAGAAAGCTTAAGAGTCTTGCTAAAACTGCTGAAATGGTATGGTTAGCGAGTGATGAGGATCGAGAGGGAGAGGCCATTGCCTGGCACCTTGCAGAGGAACTTAAGCTGGAAGACGATAAAACTAAAAGGATCGTATTTCATGAGATCACCAAGTCGGCGATCCTGAAGGCGATCGATAATCCCAGAAAAATCGATTATAACCTGGTAAACGCTCAGCAGGCTCGTAGAGTTCTAGACAGGCTGGTAGGTTATGAACTTTCACCAGTACTTTGGAGGAAAGTAAAAGGTGGTCTTTCGGCTGGTCGAGTACAATCTGTAGCGGTAAGATTGATCGTAGAGCGTGAAAGAGAAATTCAGGATTTTACCGCTCAGGCTTCTTATAGAATTGATGCTGAATTTTCTACGGAAGAAGGAAAGTCCTTTAAAGCTAAGATTCCGAAGAACTTCGATACAAAAGAAGAGGCAGAACAATTTCTGAAGGATAATCTGGGTGCAAGTTTTAAGGTTTCAGATCTTACTACGAAACCAGCAAAGAAAACTCCTGCGCCTCCATTTACAACATCAACATTGCAACAGGAGGCTGCAAGAAAACTATATTTTTCAGTAAGTAAGACCATGACCATGGCACAACGTCTTTACGAAGCCGGTCATATTACTTATATGAGAACAGATTCTGTAAACCTTTCCGAAGAAGCCAGAAAGGGAGCTAAGGAAGAAATTGAAAAGGCTTACGGAGATAAGTACGCCAAGGCAAGACAGTTTAAGGGAAAATCCAAGGGAGCTCAGGAAGCTCACGAAGCGATTCGTCCTACAAGCTTTAAAAAACATACAATTTCCGGGGATCGCGATCAGCAAAGATTATACGAACTGATCTGGAAAAGAGCGATCGCGTCACAAATGAGCGACGCACAGCTGGAAAGAACCAATGTGAAGATTGAGGCAGATAAGCACGATAATCAATTTTCAGCCAATGGAGAAGTTTTAAAATTTGACGGATTTCTGAAAGTTTACCTGGAAGGTAGCGATGATGAGGATGAAGAACAAAGCGGAATGTTACCGGCTTTAAAGGTTTCACAGGCTTTAAATAATGAGTATATCACTGCAACCGAAAGATTTACCAGACCTCCTTATCGTTATACAGAAGCTTCGCTGGTTAAAAAACTGGAAGAACTTGGTATTGGTAGACCTTCTACTTATGCGCCAACTATTTCAACTGTTCAGTCCAGGAATTATATTGAAAAAGGTTCTGTAGATGGAACCGAAAGAGAATATTTGCAATTCACTCTGAAGGATCAAAAGGTTAAGGAAGAGAAATTATCCGAAACGGTAGGTAGTGATAAAGGAAAACTTGTTCCTACTGCAACCGGGATGGTCGTAAATGACTTTTTAGTGAATCATTTTTCTAATATCCTGGATTATAATTTTACCGCTAGAGTAGAAGAGAGTTTTGATAATATTGCTGAAGGAAATGAAGAGTGGAAGTCCATGATGAAGAACTTCTACAAAGATTTCCATCCTCATGTTCAGGATGTTGCACAAAATGCAGAAAGAGAAGTTGGGGAAAGAATACTGGGTGAAGATCCTGAAAGCGGTAAACCTGTTAGTGTTCGCCTGGGTAAATTTGGACCTATGGTACAGATTGGTAGTGTGGAAGATGAGGAGAAGCCTCGTTTCGCCAGTTTGAGCCCGGACCAGAGTATGGAAACGCTAACTTATGAGCAGGCAATGGACCTGTTTCAATTACCAAAAACACTTGGTGAATATAAAGGCGAAAGTGTAGAGGTGAATAATGGACGTTATGGCCCTTATGTACGCTTCGGTAAAACCTTTGTATCTCTTGAAAAAGGGGAAGATCCTTTAAATGTTGAGTTTGACAGAGCAATGGAGCTTATCAAAGAGAAGGAAAAGGCAGATGCTCCTATTTACGAATACAAGGATCATCCGGTTCAAAAAGGAGTTGGTAGATTCGGACCCTATTTGAAGTGGAATGGAATGTTCATTAATGTGAACAAGAAATATGACTTTGATAATCTTTCAGATAAAGATATCGAACAATTGATCGATGATAAGATTCAGAAGGAAAAAGATAAGTTGATCCACCACTGGGAAGATGAAGGAATTCGCGTGGAAAAAGCTCGTTGGGGAAGGTTTAATGTCATCAAAGGCAAAGCGAAGGTTGAGCTGCCTAAAACTACCAATGCTCAGGAACTGACCCTGGAAGAGGTGCAGGATATTCTGGAGAAAAGCGGTAAGACCAAGAAAAAGGCTGTTAAGAAAAAGCCGGCCAAGAAGAAAGCTGCGACCAAGAAGACGACTGCAAAGAAAACCACGGCCAAAAAGACAACTAAAAAGACATCACCCAAAAAGAAATAA
- a CDS encoding SDR family oxidoreductase, which yields MKMMNEKDRVAVITGASSGIGKAIAIKLSNENFTVVLASRSVPEMEKIQQELPGESMVVELDVTSTESVTKAFGKVDEKYGRIDILVNSAGIMPLTYLKNRHLDEWLSTIEVNVQGTLRCIYSVLPLMKKQEDGHIINIASVDGKEIFAGGAIYGASKAAIIELSKAMRMELSPEFNIRVTAVEPGTVDTNLRDGITDTELLEDKDYGGDEPMLDPASIADAVFYAVSQPASVNVNELLVKPTGKA from the coding sequence ATGAAAATGATGAATGAAAAGGATCGAGTAGCAGTTATCACGGGAGCCAGTAGCGGAATTGGCAAAGCGATCGCGATAAAATTATCTAATGAAAATTTCACCGTAGTGCTAGCGAGCAGAAGTGTTCCTGAAATGGAAAAAATTCAGCAGGAACTTCCTGGCGAATCTATGGTTGTGGAACTGGATGTCACCAGCACCGAAAGTGTCACCAAGGCGTTTGGTAAAGTTGACGAAAAATATGGCCGAATAGACATTCTGGTTAATTCTGCAGGGATTATGCCTCTCACCTACTTAAAGAACCGACATCTGGATGAATGGTTGTCTACTATTGAGGTGAATGTTCAGGGTACACTTAGATGTATCTATTCTGTTCTACCACTTATGAAAAAACAAGAGGATGGTCATATTATAAATATCGCCAGTGTGGATGGAAAGGAGATTTTTGCCGGTGGTGCCATCTATGGAGCGTCTAAAGCTGCGATCATCGAACTGAGTAAGGCAATGAGAATGGAATTATCTCCGGAATTTAATATTCGGGTTACTGCGGTCGAACCAGGCACAGTAGATACCAACTTAAGAGATGGAATTACAGATACTGAATTACTGGAAGATAAGGATTACGGAGGTGATGAACCCATGCTCGATCCTGCGAGCATAGCAGATGCAGTATTTTACGCGGTTTCACAACCAGCTTCTGTAAATGTGAATGAGCTTTTGGTAAAACCAACCGGAAAAGCATAG
- a CDS encoding thioredoxin family protein produces the protein MHISLGHFKKGLFLFCLLFTIGATAQIQDPVKWTSEVEKVSENEYDLIFEASIQDKWHLYSQTQPEGAVNSTVFTFEDQNAAYELIEETKESESITEFDKVFETDLSYFLDQATFTQRVRVTDTTLSAIIAKIEYQACDDEACIFDSKKFTFQLKKDNTPAKLNLDETNNLETEDQRSFWGIFIIAFLSGFAALLTPCVFPMIPMTVSFFTKQSKSRAAGIRNAIFYGISIVVIYVLLGSLVTLIFGADSLNALSTNVWFNLIFFILLVVFAMSFMGAFEIVLPSSWGTRIDSKADRGGLVGIFFMALALAIVSFSCTGPIVGTLLVEAASKGGIAPIIGMLGFSLAIALPFALFAAFPGWMNSLPKSGGWLNTVKVVLGFLELALAFKFLSNADLVLQLHFLEREVFLSIWIAIFAVLALYLFGKIRLPHDSPLEFISVGRLLLGIIVLTFTIYLIPGLWGAPLKIISGFPPPLQYSESPDGIGSAGGMNSNVNSNLPEGADYGPHDLVSFHDYEQGMAYAEKQNLPVLLDFTGHACVNCRKMEERVWSEDEVLNLLQSDIVLISLYVDDQRDLPESEQYVSEATGKEIETIGNKWSDFQITNYKANAQPYYVLLDNDGNKLNDPIAYEPDAEKYLQWLQNGVGNFNNDKKSVDVLNENSSSIIQ, from the coding sequence ATGCATATTTCTTTAGGACATTTTAAAAAAGGTCTGTTTCTATTCTGTTTGTTATTTACCATCGGCGCGACCGCTCAAATCCAGGATCCGGTTAAATGGACTTCTGAAGTTGAAAAAGTTTCAGAGAACGAATATGATCTCATATTTGAAGCCAGTATTCAAGATAAATGGCATTTATATTCACAAACTCAGCCTGAAGGAGCGGTAAATTCTACAGTGTTCACCTTCGAAGATCAAAATGCTGCTTATGAACTTATAGAGGAAACAAAAGAGAGTGAGTCTATTACTGAATTTGACAAGGTATTTGAGACAGATCTAAGTTATTTTCTGGACCAAGCAACATTTACTCAGCGTGTACGAGTTACCGACACCACATTATCCGCTATAATTGCCAAGATCGAATACCAGGCTTGCGATGATGAAGCCTGTATATTCGATTCGAAAAAATTTACTTTTCAGCTAAAGAAAGATAATACTCCGGCAAAGCTAAATCTTGATGAAACAAATAATCTTGAAACTGAAGATCAGCGTTCTTTTTGGGGAATCTTTATTATTGCTTTTTTATCAGGATTCGCAGCCTTGCTAACACCTTGTGTTTTCCCAATGATTCCTATGACGGTGAGCTTTTTTACTAAGCAGTCGAAATCACGTGCAGCGGGAATCAGGAATGCTATTTTCTACGGAATTTCCATCGTTGTGATCTATGTACTTCTAGGCTCACTGGTCACCCTGATCTTTGGAGCTGATAGTCTGAATGCTCTATCCACCAACGTGTGGTTTAACTTGATATTCTTTATACTTTTAGTAGTTTTCGCAATGTCGTTTATGGGGGCTTTTGAGATCGTATTGCCAAGTAGTTGGGGAACAAGGATCGACTCTAAAGCAGACAGAGGTGGGCTCGTTGGAATATTTTTTATGGCGCTGGCCTTAGCGATCGTTTCATTCTCATGTACGGGACCAATTGTGGGAACTTTGCTGGTGGAAGCGGCTTCAAAAGGAGGTATTGCGCCGATTATTGGAATGCTGGGATTTTCACTGGCAATCGCCCTTCCATTTGCCTTGTTCGCGGCCTTCCCGGGCTGGATGAATAGCTTGCCAAAATCTGGTGGCTGGTTAAATACGGTCAAGGTGGTTCTAGGATTTCTGGAGCTGGCACTCGCATTTAAATTTCTTTCGAATGCAGATCTGGTCTTGCAGTTACATTTCCTAGAAAGAGAGGTTTTCCTTTCGATCTGGATAGCGATCTTTGCTGTTCTTGCCTTATATCTCTTCGGAAAAATACGTTTACCACACGATTCTCCTCTCGAATTTATATCTGTGGGAAGATTACTATTAGGAATTATAGTTCTCACATTTACAATTTATTTGATCCCTGGCTTATGGGGAGCGCCTTTGAAGATCATCAGTGGTTTTCCACCGCCATTACAATACAGTGAATCACCGGATGGTATAGGAAGTGCGGGAGGAATGAATTCGAACGTTAACTCCAACCTTCCTGAAGGAGCCGATTATGGACCTCATGATCTGGTTAGCTTCCATGATTATGAACAAGGCATGGCGTATGCAGAAAAGCAGAATTTACCAGTGCTGCTGGATTTTACGGGGCACGCATGTGTGAATTGTAGAAAAATGGAAGAAAGAGTATGGAGCGAAGATGAAGTGTTGAATTTACTTCAGAGCGATATAGTATTAATTTCACTTTACGTAGATGATCAACGAGATCTTCCCGAGAGTGAGCAATATGTTTCTGAAGCTACGGGTAAGGAAATTGAAACTATTGGGAATAAATGGAGTGATTTCCAGATCACAAACTATAAAGCAAATGCACAACCATATTATGTTTTGCTTGATAATGACGGAAATAAATTAAATGATCCCATTGCTTACGAACCAGATGCTGAGAAATATTTGCAGTGGTTACAGAACGGGGTTGGTAACTTCAATAATGATAAGAAATCAGTGGATGTTTTGAATGAGAACTCTTCATCTATTATTCAGTAA
- a CDS encoding GAF domain-containing sensor histidine kinase, translating to MRITKAESLQKEYLRIKKLSEFDLDLYELREQFKSLMELAGHIAGTQVSVVNLIDNYSQWTLSAVEDEPKRIAKENSICAYTIRSNSFMEVQRLDLDDRFKDKAYVIGEEAYRYYLGMPLTLSSGENVGSLCMLDTRQQDIGLDKKKALAVIAQEIVYKLEHRKKLNETLYTLSETVRIKNQVAHDVRGPVHGIAGLAESVEEEDLSADEMREYFSLIKNSGNSIIELTDEILNSGRDNEVQSSRRINMADLKERLIQLYELPAKSKNLSFNVLVNRDKDQLNFSRRRVLSIFGNLISNSIKFTPSGGSIEVHMDIINTEMGKQLDVLVQDNGVGMSSASLENYFEDISELSQGTGGEKGFGLGLKLVNELVHELGGSMKISSEIDKGTKTSILIPII from the coding sequence ATGAGAATAACGAAAGCAGAGAGTCTTCAGAAGGAATACCTCAGGATAAAAAAATTAAGTGAGTTCGATCTTGATCTTTATGAGCTAAGAGAGCAATTCAAAAGCTTGATGGAACTGGCCGGGCATATTGCCGGAACTCAAGTTTCTGTGGTAAACCTTATAGATAACTATTCGCAATGGACACTCTCAGCCGTTGAAGACGAACCTAAGCGTATTGCTAAAGAAAACTCTATTTGTGCCTATACCATAAGATCTAACAGTTTCATGGAGGTGCAGAGGCTGGATCTGGATGACAGGTTTAAGGATAAGGCCTACGTTATAGGAGAGGAAGCTTACCGCTATTACCTGGGAATGCCTCTTACGTTAAGTTCAGGTGAGAATGTAGGTTCGTTATGTATGCTCGACACCCGGCAGCAGGATATAGGATTAGATAAAAAAAAGGCACTGGCTGTGATAGCTCAGGAAATTGTGTACAAGCTGGAACATAGAAAGAAGTTGAACGAAACTTTGTATACACTTTCAGAAACCGTTCGAATCAAGAACCAGGTCGCGCATGATGTAAGAGGACCGGTTCATGGAATCGCAGGTCTTGCCGAATCTGTGGAAGAAGAAGATCTTTCCGCAGATGAAATGAGGGAATACTTTTCTCTTATTAAAAATTCAGGAAATAGCATCATTGAATTGACCGATGAAATTTTGAATAGTGGGCGGGATAATGAAGTGCAATCGAGCAGGAGAATTAATATGGCAGATCTCAAGGAGCGGTTGATTCAGCTTTATGAATTACCGGCGAAATCCAAGAATCTTAGTTTTAATGTGCTTGTTAATCGTGACAAAGATCAGCTTAATTTTAGTAGAAGACGTGTTCTCTCCATTTTTGGCAATCTCATTTCCAACTCTATCAAGTTCACTCCCTCTGGAGGAAGTATAGAGGTTCATATGGATATTATAAATACAGAAATGGGGAAACAACTGGACGTACTTGTGCAGGACAACGGAGTAGGAATGAGCAGTGCGTCGCTGGAGAACTATTTCGAAGATATTTCAGAATTATCCCAGGGAACAGGCGGGGAGAAAGGCTTCGGACTTGGTTTAAAACTGGTCAACGAACTGGTGCACGAACTTGGTGGCAGCATGAAAATCTCTTCAGAAATAGATAAAGGCACAAAAACAAGTATTCTTATCCCTATAATTTAG
- a CDS encoding formimidoylglutamase gives MEFDFLSPVSENLLDEITHLNAQTIGAQLKLHTSEHGLPDLDKVNVAIFGVRENRRAVREDSTPDFESLRSQLYRLYPGNWRLNLADLGDIQAGDSVEDTYYAVSNLCADLIKQDIIPVILGGSQDLIYAQYRAYDHLDQMVNLVNIDSKFDLGDADKPISNQSFVGKIVVDKPYNLFNYSTIGYQTYFNSQEEIELMERLFFEAYRLGEVTSNIGHMEPIMRNANLVGLDIRSIDSASANSDYFSSPNGFNGREICALSRYAGISDKVSSFGVYEYQNEMNKLTDTLVAQIIWYFIEGVNYRTNENTISAKKDFIKYQVPIDDDVLVFFKSPVSGRWWIEIPFLNSVNNKLKRHTLLPCSEEDYLEACNQVIPERWYKAKRKNEV, from the coding sequence ATGGAGTTCGATTTTCTTAGTCCTGTATCAGAAAACTTACTGGATGAGATCACTCACCTGAATGCGCAAACCATTGGTGCGCAATTAAAACTCCATACATCTGAACATGGCTTACCAGACCTTGATAAGGTTAATGTAGCGATATTCGGAGTAAGAGAGAATCGCCGGGCTGTTAGAGAAGATTCAACACCCGATTTTGAGAGTTTACGCAGCCAGTTATATAGGCTATATCCTGGAAACTGGCGTTTGAACCTGGCAGATCTGGGAGACATTCAGGCTGGAGATTCAGTTGAAGATACCTATTATGCAGTTTCAAACCTGTGTGCAGATCTAATTAAGCAGGATATAATTCCTGTGATTTTAGGTGGAAGTCAGGATCTCATTTATGCGCAATATCGTGCATATGATCATCTTGATCAAATGGTAAATCTGGTGAATATCGATAGCAAATTTGATCTTGGAGATGCAGATAAACCTATTAGTAATCAGTCGTTTGTAGGAAAAATCGTCGTAGATAAGCCATATAATTTATTTAATTATTCTACGATTGGTTATCAAACCTATTTTAACTCTCAGGAGGAGATAGAGTTGATGGAGCGTTTGTTCTTTGAAGCCTATAGATTGGGAGAAGTGACCTCGAATATTGGTCATATGGAGCCTATTATGCGGAATGCAAATCTTGTGGGTCTGGATATAAGATCTATAGACTCTGCATCTGCAAATTCAGATTACTTCAGTAGTCCGAATGGCTTTAATGGTAGAGAAATTTGTGCTTTATCGCGATATGCAGGAATTAGTGATAAAGTAAGTTCATTTGGGGTGTATGAATATCAGAATGAGATGAATAAACTCACTGATACACTGGTTGCACAGATCATCTGGTATTTCATTGAAGGGGTAAATTACCGCACAAATGAGAATACAATTTCAGCCAAAAAAGATTTTATTAAATATCAGGTGCCTATAGATGATGATGTCCTTGTATTTTTTAAGAGTCCTGTAAGTGGGCGCTGGTGGATCGAGATTCCTTTTTTGAATTCGGTCAATAATAAATTAAAAAGGCATACGTTATTACCTTGCAGTGAAGAAGATTATCTGGAGGCTTGCAACCAGGTGATCCCTGAACGGTGGTATAAGGCCAAAAGAAAAAACGAAGTATAA
- the gldK gene encoding gliding motility lipoprotein GldK, with translation MKKYISLIAVLALLSSCGGGDRGQLVGAEGKKWNPEKPYGMTLIPGGSFVMGKSDDDIAGQKNAPPKTVTVRSFYMDETEITNSEYRQFVDWVKDSVVRVELAKMAELQGATSGDDGIGEFAFADAEEGNMTPYEEYMLNTYGQGGPSEDYSNRRLNKDIDIYWDTEDYPDVYYAEVMDSMYIPMDEVYNGQRTIDVKKLKFQYSYMDIQSAAKKQGDRSNYIKNEQVSVYPDTTVWIRDFNYSYNEPMHNDYFWHSAFDDYPVVGVSWKQARAFTQWRTKYHNDFRREKGDANVPSYRLPTEGEWEYAARGGLEGGTYPWGGPYTLNDRGCFMANFKPLRGDYAADQALYTVEAKSYDPNDYGLYNMAGNVGEWVDSSYDPGSYEYMSTMNPTVNNPQDMRKVVRGGSWKDVAYFLQVSSRDYEYMDSARSYIGFRTVQDYLGTDVTLNQSSK, from the coding sequence ATGAAGAAGTATATTTCGCTCATTGCTGTTCTGGCCTTGCTTTCAAGCTGTGGCGGAGGCGATCGTGGACAGCTAGTAGGTGCGGAGGGAAAGAAGTGGAATCCGGAGAAACCTTATGGTATGACATTAATTCCTGGTGGTTCGTTCGTCATGGGTAAATCTGATGATGATATCGCCGGACAGAAAAATGCACCTCCAAAGACCGTTACCGTACGTTCATTTTATATGGATGAGACTGAGATCACCAACTCTGAATATCGACAATTCGTTGATTGGGTGAAAGACTCTGTAGTAAGAGTAGAGCTTGCTAAAATGGCTGAATTACAAGGGGCTACCTCTGGAGACGATGGTATTGGTGAGTTTGCCTTTGCAGACGCTGAAGAAGGAAATATGACTCCTTACGAAGAGTACATGTTGAATACTTATGGTCAGGGTGGCCCTTCAGAAGATTACTCAAATAGAAGACTGAATAAAGATATTGACATTTACTGGGATACTGAAGATTACCCGGATGTATACTACGCCGAGGTGATGGATTCCATGTATATACCAATGGATGAAGTATACAACGGTCAGAGAACTATCGATGTAAAAAAATTAAAATTCCAGTATTCTTATATGGACATTCAGTCTGCTGCTAAAAAGCAGGGTGACCGTAGTAACTATATTAAGAATGAACAGGTTTCCGTTTATCCGGATACTACAGTTTGGATTAGAGACTTCAATTACTCATACAATGAGCCTATGCACAATGATTATTTCTGGCATAGTGCATTTGATGATTATCCAGTTGTAGGTGTTTCCTGGAAGCAGGCAAGAGCATTTACACAATGGAGAACAAAATATCATAATGACTTCCGAAGAGAAAAAGGAGATGCAAACGTACCTTCTTACAGACTCCCAACCGAGGGTGAGTGGGAATATGCTGCTCGTGGAGGTCTGGAAGGTGGAACTTACCCATGGGGTGGTCCTTACACTCTGAACGACCGAGGATGTTTTATGGCTAACTTTAAGCCTCTTCGAGGTGATTATGCGGCAGATCAGGCTCTTTACACAGTAGAAGCTAAGTCGTATGACCCTAATGATTACGGTTTATACAATATGGCTGGTAACGTAGGAGAATGGGTGGACTCAAGTTATGATCCAGGTTCTTACGAATATATGTCTACAATGAACCCGACCGTGAACAATCCACAGGATATGCGGAAAGTGGTAAGAGGTGGTTCGTGGAAAGATGTGGCTTACTTCTTACAGGTGAGCTCAAGGGATTACGAATACATGGATTCAGCAAGAAGCTATATTGGCTTTAGAACTGTTCAGGATTATCTTGGAACAGATGTTACGCTGAATCAATCCAGCAAATAA
- a CDS encoding DUF58 domain-containing protein: MKIEKELHNTGGFINLDLLAKQVVEGYISGMHKSPFHGFSAEFAEHKIYNNGESTRHIDWKLFAKSEKLYTRRYEEETNLRCHLIIDNSASMHYPMIVKQDRQHLNKIGFSVLASACLMEILKRQRDAVGVSIYSDEFEFYAPERSGERHHHMLLNKFDEVLRSDKVRRSTDTYTYLHQIAEKLKRRSLVFLFTDMFQEDTDEEKLFEALRHLKYNRHEIVLFHVMDQKKELEFDFENSPRRFTDVETGAEIDLYSENIRNTYREEVKKYLENLKMQCARYRITYVAADINKNFENILTTYLLEKQKFG; this comes from the coding sequence ATGAAAATAGAGAAGGAGCTGCATAATACCGGAGGTTTTATAAATCTCGACCTTTTAGCCAAACAAGTGGTTGAAGGTTATATCTCAGGGATGCATAAAAGTCCGTTTCATGGTTTTTCTGCAGAGTTTGCTGAACATAAGATCTATAATAATGGGGAGAGTACCCGGCATATAGACTGGAAGTTGTTTGCAAAGTCTGAGAAACTGTATACTCGTCGATATGAAGAGGAAACAAACCTGCGTTGTCATCTTATAATCGACAACTCTGCTTCCATGCATTATCCTATGATCGTAAAGCAGGACAGGCAGCACTTGAATAAGATAGGGTTCTCTGTACTTGCTTCAGCTTGTCTAATGGAGATCCTAAAAAGGCAGCGAGATGCTGTTGGAGTGAGTATTTACAGCGATGAATTTGAATTCTATGCTCCGGAAAGATCTGGGGAGCGACATCATCATATGTTGTTAAACAAGTTTGATGAGGTTTTAAGATCTGATAAGGTTCGAAGATCGACCGATACCTATACTTATTTACATCAAATTGCGGAGAAGCTAAAGCGTAGAAGTCTTGTTTTTCTATTTACAGATATGTTTCAGGAAGATACTGATGAGGAGAAGCTGTTCGAAGCTCTAAGGCATTTAAAATACAACAGGCATGAGATCGTTCTTTTCCATGTGATGGATCAAAAAAAGGAACTCGAATTCGATTTTGAGAACAGTCCGCGTAGATTTACCGATGTAGAAACGGGTGCTGAAATAGATCTATATTCTGAAAATATTAGAAATACCTACCGCGAAGAGGTTAAAAAGTACCTCGAAAATTTAAAAATGCAATGTGCCAGGTACCGGATTACCTATGTGGCTGCAGATATCAATAAAAACTTTGAAAATATTTTGACGACCTATTTGCTTGAGAAACAAAAGTTTGGATAG